In the Pseudodesulfovibrio sp. S3 genome, TCTACGCGGGTGAAGTGTTCCTCGGCCGGACCGGCAAGCTGACCGGCGACCCCAACAAGTATGAGAATGTCCTGACCGTCGGCTATCTCTACGGTGCCCCGGCTCAGCTCGTTGTCCGCAAAGGTTCCGGCATCAAGTCCACCAAGGACCTGGCAGGCAAAAAAGTCGGCGTCGGCAACGCCGGTTCCGGCGCCTTTGCCAACTGCGAACGTTTCTTCACCCACATGGGCATCTGGGACAAGATCGAGCGCAACGCCATGGGCTACAACGATGCAGCCCAGGCCTTCGGCAACGAGCAGCTCGACGCCTTCTGGCTGCTGACCGCCTTCCCGTCCGGCGCAGTCATCATGGCCGCCCAGACCAATGACATCGAACTCGTGGATGTCGGCGCCGATGCCGAGGCCTCCGGCTACTTCACGGAGTACCCCTACTTCGGCAAGCTGACCATCCCGGCCGGCGTTTACCGCGGCGTGGATCATGACACCCCGTCCTTCTTCGACTCCGCCCTGCTCGTGGCCAACTCCAATGTTCCAGCAGAGGACGTCTACGAACTCCTGAAGGCTGTATGGTCTGAAGCCGGACTCAAGCACATGGTCGAGCAGAAGAAGACCTTCAAGGCCATGAGCATCGCCGACGGCCTCAAGGGCGTGAACCCGGCCGCAACTCCCCTGCACCCCGGTGCCGTGAAGTTCTGGACCGAAATGGGCGTCCTCAAGTAGGCATCCAACTCACGACAACATCCCGCACGGGCGGGCCTCACGGCCCGCCCGTTTCACGATGTACGCAGGGTCAGTCTCTGTTTGCCCGACGCATGCCGTTTTGCAAAACAGCTCGCCTCGCATGATCGCCCGCAGTGTCCCCGGACCATGGAGCGAAACGGCTGCTGATGCCGGATACGTCCGGCGGCTTATTTTTCCAACCGCTGTCCTTCCGGGACAGTCACGAGTGCGCAATGTACGATAAATTAAATAAAATTGAACAATTCCTCTTCGACTTCCTGTCGGTGGGCATGGTCCTGTTCTACTCCTGGTCCGCCATCTTCGAACCGGCAGCCACCCAGTATCACCGGGGTATCTACGTCATCGTCACGTATATTCTCGTCTTCATGCTCTACAAATCCAAAACCCTGATTTTCAGGCTGCTCGACTATCTGCTCATGTTGGCGTCGCTTGCCTCCGTGGGATACTGGATATTGAATTTCGAAGTCATCAACTACCGCACCGGCATCGAAACTGATCTCGACAAATGGATGGCCATGATCGGCGTCTTGCTGGGCATTGAACTGGCCAGACGCGTGGTCGGCAATGTTTTTGTCATCATCGGCGTGATCATGCTTCTGTTCGGCATGTACGGCGCCCACATGCCCGAGCTTATCGCCCATGCAGGAGCGAGCTTCCCGGACCTGTGCACCTCCATATTCTACCGCTCCGACGGCGTATTCGGCATCATGGCCAACGTACTGGCCACCTACATCATCCTGTTCGTGCTCTTCGGCGCGTTCCTGGAAAAATGCGGGGCGCAGCGGTTCTTCATCGACTTCCCCCTGGCCGCGGTGGGCCACAAAATCGGCGGCCCGGCCAAGGTCTCGGTCATCGCTTCCGGCCTGTTCGGGTCCATCTCCGGTTCGGCCATCGCCAACACCGTGTCCACCGGCACCTTCACCATCCCCATGATGATCAAGGCCGGGTTCAAGCGCCACGTGGCCGGAGGCATCGAGCCTGCGGCCTCCATCGGCGGCATGTTCATGCCCCCGATCATGGGCGCAGGCGGCTTCATCATGGCGGAAATGACCGGTCTGCCCTATTCGCGCATCATGCTCATCGCCATCTTCCCGGCGGTCATGTACTTCTTCTCGGTCTTCGTCATGGTCCATTACGAAGCCAAAAAGAACAACATCGTGGGCGAGCGTTACAAGCACAGCGCCATGGAAATCCTGAAAAATGAATGGCTGTACACCCTGCCGCTCATCTTCATCACCATCTTCATGCTCGCAGGCTACTCGCCGGGCTACTCGGCCATCGTCGGGCTGGCCACCTGCATCGGTCTCTCGTTCAAGGACGACGGCCAACGCATCGACCCGACCCTGCTCTTCATCATGGCCTTCATGGTCCTGTGCCCGTGGCTGGTGAAGCTCATCGGATTCGTCGGCGGCGCAGAGGTCAAGGCGACCATCAAACCGTTCCTGACCGGCCGCGTCCTGCTGCTTTACGGCCTCATCGCTGCTGCCGCGGTCTTTGCCTATCGCAGACAGACCGTGGCCGGACTGAAGAACGAAATGGGCGGCTTCGTTGCCGCAGCCCGCGAGGGTACCATCAACTCGCTCAAGATCGGTGCCACGGTCGGCGTCATCGGCGTCATCATCGGCGTCCTGACCTATTCCGGCCTGGTGCTGACCTTTGCCGACATCGTCATTGAGTTGGCCAACGGCAACCTTGTGGCGACCATCTTCCTCATTGCCCTGGCATCCCTGGTGCTCGGCATGGGCGTCCCGGTCACCGCAGCCTACCTGATCACCGCGGTCGTGGCTGTCCCGGCCCTGACCCACCTGGGCGTCAACGAGGTTGCGGCCCACATGATCGTGTACTGGCTGTCCCAGGACTCCAACATCACGCCGCCGGTCTGCATCGCGGCATTTGCAGGGGCGACCATCGCAGGGGCCAACATGTGGCGCACGGCATTCACTTCGTTCAAATTCGCCAAGTTCCTGTACCTGGCCCCGTTCCTCTTTGCCTATGTCCCGGCATTTTCACTGGATGCGGACGTCCAGGAAATCGCCATCTGGTTTTCGATCATCACGGTCGTGGTGTTTGCATACGCCTGGTTCATGAGCTTCATCTGGTTCAAACCGCTGAAGCGCATGTTCGGGGGATCGCCAGCCTGATCCCATTTGACAGGAAACCTTCAGGGGGCCGGTTTATCCGGCCCCCCCTTTTTTTCCCAGTCCGCCGGAGGCCCAACTCGTTATAATATGCTGCACTGCACACTCGTTGCGTTGAATTCGCGACTGAGCTGTGTCATATTTCATGGTGAATATTCCTGAATACCTACTGACGGAGGACCGATGCCCCTCTTGCGCACGCCCCTGATCCTTTTGAGCGCCCTGTGGCTGCTCCTCATGCCGGGCTGCTCTTCCGAACCGCCCCCGGAGACTCAAACTCCGAAACCGTCCCCGCCTCCGAAAAACCTTGCCCTGTCCTTCAACGGCGGCCCCATGGGCGGAACCTTCAATTATTTCGCCAACAAAATGGCAAACATTATTTCCGACGAAGTCGAATGGCTGAATATCATAACCAAAATATCCGGCGGTTCCTTTGAAAACCTGGCAGAACTCGACGAATCCATGACGGACATGGGCATCGTCTATGCCGGTGACGCCTTTCTGGGACGCAGGGGCAGTCTGCCCGGAGACCCGAAACGGTATGATCAGACCCGGGCACTGGCCTACCTATACGGCGCACCTGCACAGCTCGTGGTCCGCAAAGACCTGGACATCGAATCCGTTCAAGACCTCAAAGGCATGACCATAGCCATCGGCAACCCAGGTTCGGGCGCTGCCCTGAGCGCAGAGCGATTCTTCCGGCACTTGAACCTATGGCATTCCATCGAACCGCAGACCGTGGGCTATTCCCGGGCAGCAGGCGATTTTATCGCCGGAAAAGTGGACGGATTCTGGGTTCTGGTGGGGTATCCCAACGTCTCCATCATTGAAGCGGCCAGCCGCACCGAGATCACCATCATGGACCTGCACCCGGCCGCCGTGGCCTCCGATTTCTACAATCTCTACCCCTTCTACACCGAGGTCGTCATTCCGGCGGACACCTATGCCCACCAGACAGAACCCGTATTTACCTTCCAAGATTCGGCCCTCTGGTGCGCGCGCTCAGATCTGAGCGAAAACGCCGTCTACGAAAGCCTGAAGGCCATTTTCTCCGACAACGGCCTGAAAAAACTGCAGCGCACCCACAGGGCAGCCCGGTCCATCTCCCTGAAAACCGGAATTCAGCACCTGCCCATCCCGCTCCACCCCGGCGCGGTCCGGTTCTGGTCCGACCACGAGATAGCAATCCCGCCGATACTGCTGCCCTAGAGACGGCCCGGGGTTTTCCGTAAAAGGAACTGCAGCAAGTTGCCCCGCAAAGACTTCCATCGACCTGCTCCGCCCTTGGAATATTCTTTTAGATCCAGGATTGCGCATCCAACCCTTTGATTTGATTGAACGCTCAAACAATCGGTATCTTTCAGGCGCTTTGATTGCCCTCAAAGTGTTGTCGCACAAGGACAAATACTACTTGACTGAGACTGAAAATCCCCCGTACCAAAGGAGTCTACATTGCGGTCAAATCCAGAGTGTTGAACGGTTGCCGGTCACAGAAGCGGTCAATGCAGTGATCCTGCCTTCTGACATTCAACAGTTTGGGGTACAACAGATTCAAGGGAGGCCTAATCATGGCACTGTTCACGAAACAAGAGGCATTGGACTACCATTCCGACAAACGCAAGGGCAAGCTGGAGGTCATCTCCATCAAGCCGTGCGACAACCAGAAACACCTGTCCATGGCGTACAGCCCGGGCGTGGCCGAAGCTTGCCGCGCCATCCATGCCGAAACGGAACTCGTCTACGAATACACCAACAAGGGCAACCTGGTGGCGGTCGTGTCCAACGGCACCGCCGTGCTCGGTCTGGGCAACATCGGCCCTGAAGCGGGCAAGCCGGTCATGGAAGGCAAGGGTGTCCTCTTCAAGATTTTCTCCGACATCGATGTCTACGACCTGAACATCAACGCCAAGACCCCCGACGAAGTGGTGGCCTTCTGCAAGATGCTCGAACCTACCTTCGGCGGCATCAACCTGGAAGACATCAAGGCCCCCGAGTGCTTCGAGATCGAGACCCGCCTCAAGGCTGAGATGGGCATTCCGGTCTTTCACGATGACCAGCACGGCACGGCCATCATCTCGGCGGCAGGCATCATCAATGCCCTGGAAATCTCCGGCAAGAAGATCGAAGACATCAAGATCGTGGTCTCCGGCGCCGGTGCGGCGGCCATTGCCTGCTCCAATCTCTATGTCCACATGGGCGTCAAACGCGAGAACATCTTCATGTTCGACTCCCGCGGCCTGATCCACGCCGGTCGTGAAGGACTGAACGAGTTCAAAAAAGCCTATGCCCAGGCCGAAGACAAAGGCTCCCTGGCCGACTGCATGGTCGGTGCGGACATGTTCCTCGGACTTTCCGTCAAGGACGCCATCAATCAGGACATGGTCAAGACCATGGCCGAAAATGCCATCATCTTTGCCTGCGCCAACCCCGACCCCGAAATCCCCTACCCGGACGTCAAGGAAGTGCGCCCCGACATCATCATGGGCACGGGCCGTTCCGACTTCCCCAACCAGGTCAACAACGTGCTCGGCTTCCCCTTCATCTTCCGGGGTGCGCTCGATTCCCGCGCCACCACCATCAATGAGGAAATGAAGATCGCCGCTGCCGAAGCCCTGGCAAAACTGGCCAAGGAGCCTGTAGCCCAGGATATCTGCGACGCCTACGGAGTGGACACCCTGGAGTACGGCATCGACTACATCATTCCCAAGCCGCTTGACCCGCGTGTGCTGACCTGGCTGGCACCGGCCGTGGCCAAGGCCGCCATGGACACCGGCGTGGCCAAGATCAAGCTCGACCTGGATCAGTACGCCAAGGACCTCGAAGCCCGGATGAAGGCCTCCAAGGCCCGCACCAAGGCCGTGGTGGATACCTTCGGCTACAACATCTAGTTCTTCGCACTGCATAAAAAGCCCTGCCCCGGAATTCGAGGCAGGGCTTTTTTTTACGCACATTGCCTGGAAAGGCATTGTCATCTATATTGACGCCATGGACGAAACCACCCGCCAAGAAATCATGGAACTGGCCGAACGGAACAACATCGACCCGGAACAACTCCTGGCCATCGCCACAGCCGACGGCCTGCCCGAAGACCTTCAGACGGCCATGGCTGCCGTACTCGGCGACATCTCCATCTTCGGCCAGGCCCTGGATAAGCTGGAACGGTAAACAACCATGCCGCGCCTGTTCATCGGCATCAACTTACCGAAATCTTACCGAAAAGATCTCAAACCATTTACATCAAGACTTTCTCTCCTGACCGATGCCAACGTGAACTGGTCCAGGCCCGAGACATGGCACCTGACCCTGAAATTCCTGGGGGACACGGAACCGGATCAGATTCCCGCCATCATTGAATCCCTGGCTGCCATCGTATTTCCCGCCTTCACCATGCAGGCCGGGAGCGCAGGAGCCTTTCCCAACCCAAGACAAGCGCGCATTCTCTGGCTCGGCCTTGAACAAGGAGCCGAGGAATGCACGGGCCTGGCCGCAGCCGTGGAGGACACCCTGGGCGGCATCGGAATCCCCCGCGAAAAAAAGCGGTTCCGCCCACACCTGACCCTGGGAAGAGTCAGAAAACCGGGTCCGGGAAACTGGCAGACGGTTCTGGATGCAGCGAGCCAAAACCCATGGCCACAGTTCACTGTGGATAGATTCATCCTGTGGCGGAGCCAACTTGCCCCCACGGGAGCGGTGCATACCCCGCTTACAGAATTCCCGCTCTCCGGCAGCATAAACCACACACGTTACCGCTGAAGGCGAGCCATACATGCTTGAGAAAAATGGCGTGGAGAGGCACTTATCAAAACAACTACCGCCCCCAGAAGCCCAGCCCCTGCAGTGCGCTTCGACATGACAGGGAGTTGCTATTGATTGGCTCTCTTGGTCAAAACGATTATACAACGGGCAGAACAAACTGAAGTCATTCAACTGTACAAAAGCTTGAAGGATAATCGCATTACAAGTTATAAGAAATTAAAGGAATCTCGTATATGCTGAAACATGATATTCTTCAGGACTTCTTTTCGGAACAAAAAGGACAGATCGTATGCATTACGGATGACCTCTCCCTGTTCCGGTCCTTGCGCTATGCGATCGGGGCCCACACACAAGTACCCGACGATCTTATCCACTTCTTTTCTGAGCCTGAAGCAGCAACACAAATCTTGGAAGAACTCCATAAAGACAAGACCCCGACAATCGTGCTTGTTGAACGAAAGATTGAAGGGGAAAAAAACACGGACATGATTCTCCGCATAAGCCGACTGTATCCGACGGCATGCATGCTTGTTGTCGGATCGGACATAACCAAGGATATGGTTGCATATTTTTATGAAATTGGTGCCAAGGCAGTCATAAGCAAGCCGGTCTCCGCCGATGCAATCTTCAGCAAGCTCACTTTATGCCTGACAACATCCAAAGAGCAGCACCTCAAATCCTATGTCTGGGACCTTATCGCCTCCGCCAGTTCGGAAGAAGCCCTGGAAGCCGTGGAGACGTTCATCGTCAACAACCCGAACAGCTGCCTGGCCTACAGCCTGAAAGGGGATGCGCTTCTCGCCAACGGGGACTTGCTAAAAGCACAAGAGGCATATGAACACGCCAATGAAATCAATCCATATTTCACTGAACCTCTCAAACGACTGGCCGCATTGCACAAACACATTGACGATAACAAGGCTCTTGAGTTGCTGCAGAAGGTTGACAGGATAAGTCCATTCAACCCCAACAGAAAGCTTGAGATGGCCGAAATTCATCTTCGCAAAGACGACACGGCTCAAGCCACACTTCTGCTCGAAAAGGGTTTCAAGCAAGCCTCACAAGAATTCTCCCTTTTCCTTGGCGACATGGCCGAAAGAATATCTGCACTTGTCGCTGACAAGATCCCTCATCTGGCCGAGGAGTATCTTGAAAAGGCAATGAGAGTAAAAAAGAACTTCACCCTGCTAGATATTCACATGTTTAACAAACTCGGAATAATCTACAGAAACAAGGGCAACTGGAAAGAAGCTGTCGA is a window encoding:
- a CDS encoding TAXI family TRAP transporter solute-binding subunit, giving the protein MKRILILALALAVVLGMSFSAQAKKRYVFGGGPAGGTFQVVANAIQVFGPIKDNANFSIKAQSSGGSTENLRTVNAGRSQFGTVYAGEVFLGRTGKLTGDPNKYENVLTVGYLYGAPAQLVVRKGSGIKSTKDLAGKKVGVGNAGSGAFANCERFFTHMGIWDKIERNAMGYNDAAQAFGNEQLDAFWLLTAFPSGAVIMAAQTNDIELVDVGADAEASGYFTEYPYFGKLTIPAGVYRGVDHDTPSFFDSALLVANSNVPAEDVYELLKAVWSEAGLKHMVEQKKTFKAMSIADGLKGVNPAATPLHPGAVKFWTEMGVLK
- a CDS encoding TRAP transporter fused permease subunit; the protein is MYDKLNKIEQFLFDFLSVGMVLFYSWSAIFEPAATQYHRGIYVIVTYILVFMLYKSKTLIFRLLDYLLMLASLASVGYWILNFEVINYRTGIETDLDKWMAMIGVLLGIELARRVVGNVFVIIGVIMLLFGMYGAHMPELIAHAGASFPDLCTSIFYRSDGVFGIMANVLATYIILFVLFGAFLEKCGAQRFFIDFPLAAVGHKIGGPAKVSVIASGLFGSISGSAIANTVSTGTFTIPMMIKAGFKRHVAGGIEPAASIGGMFMPPIMGAGGFIMAEMTGLPYSRIMLIAIFPAVMYFFSVFVMVHYEAKKNNIVGERYKHSAMEILKNEWLYTLPLIFITIFMLAGYSPGYSAIVGLATCIGLSFKDDGQRIDPTLLFIMAFMVLCPWLVKLIGFVGGAEVKATIKPFLTGRVLLLYGLIAAAAVFAYRRQTVAGLKNEMGGFVAAAREGTINSLKIGATVGVIGVIIGVLTYSGLVLTFADIVIELANGNLVATIFLIALASLVLGMGVPVTAAYLITAVVAVPALTHLGVNEVAAHMIVYWLSQDSNITPPVCIAAFAGATIAGANMWRTAFTSFKFAKFLYLAPFLFAYVPAFSLDADVQEIAIWFSIITVVVFAYAWFMSFIWFKPLKRMFGGSPA
- a CDS encoding TAXI family TRAP transporter solute-binding subunit → MPLLRTPLILLSALWLLLMPGCSSEPPPETQTPKPSPPPKNLALSFNGGPMGGTFNYFANKMANIISDEVEWLNIITKISGGSFENLAELDESMTDMGIVYAGDAFLGRRGSLPGDPKRYDQTRALAYLYGAPAQLVVRKDLDIESVQDLKGMTIAIGNPGSGAALSAERFFRHLNLWHSIEPQTVGYSRAAGDFIAGKVDGFWVLVGYPNVSIIEAASRTEITIMDLHPAAVASDFYNLYPFYTEVVIPADTYAHQTEPVFTFQDSALWCARSDLSENAVYESLKAIFSDNGLKKLQRTHRAARSISLKTGIQHLPIPLHPGAVRFWSDHEIAIPPILLP
- a CDS encoding malic enzyme-like NAD(P)-binding protein; this encodes MALFTKQEALDYHSDKRKGKLEVISIKPCDNQKHLSMAYSPGVAEACRAIHAETELVYEYTNKGNLVAVVSNGTAVLGLGNIGPEAGKPVMEGKGVLFKIFSDIDVYDLNINAKTPDEVVAFCKMLEPTFGGINLEDIKAPECFEIETRLKAEMGIPVFHDDQHGTAIISAAGIINALEISGKKIEDIKIVVSGAGAAAIACSNLYVHMGVKRENIFMFDSRGLIHAGREGLNEFKKAYAQAEDKGSLADCMVGADMFLGLSVKDAINQDMVKTMAENAIIFACANPDPEIPYPDVKEVRPDIIMGTGRSDFPNQVNNVLGFPFIFRGALDSRATTINEEMKIAAAEALAKLAKEPVAQDICDAYGVDTLEYGIDYIIPKPLDPRVLTWLAPAVAKAAMDTGVAKIKLDLDQYAKDLEARMKASKARTKAVVDTFGYNI
- the thpR gene encoding RNA 2',3'-cyclic phosphodiesterase is translated as MPRLFIGINLPKSYRKDLKPFTSRLSLLTDANVNWSRPETWHLTLKFLGDTEPDQIPAIIESLAAIVFPAFTMQAGSAGAFPNPRQARILWLGLEQGAEECTGLAAAVEDTLGGIGIPREKKRFRPHLTLGRVRKPGPGNWQTVLDAASQNPWPQFTVDRFILWRSQLAPTGAVHTPLTEFPLSGSINHTRYR
- a CDS encoding tetratricopeptide repeat protein, with amino-acid sequence MLKHDILQDFFSEQKGQIVCITDDLSLFRSLRYAIGAHTQVPDDLIHFFSEPEAATQILEELHKDKTPTIVLVERKIEGEKNTDMILRISRLYPTACMLVVGSDITKDMVAYFYEIGAKAVISKPVSADAIFSKLTLCLTTSKEQHLKSYVWDLIASASSEEALEAVETFIVNNPNSCLAYSLKGDALLANGDLLKAQEAYEHANEINPYFTEPLKRLAALHKHIDDNKALELLQKVDRISPFNPNRKLEMAEIHLRKDDTAQATLLLEKGFKQASQEFSLFLGDMAERISALVADKIPHLAEEYLEKAMRVKKNFTLLDIHMFNKLGIIYRNKGNWKEAVEVYKKALDITPKDPALYYNMALAYHDGAKRDEVRRCFNKAFDLDPVFYRDNAGVAYNIGSIYLGYGDKDIARPFLEHVLEIQPDNKKAKEKLKRCGKD